In Edaphobacter paludis, a single window of DNA contains:
- a CDS encoding putative sulfate exporter family transporter: MLEDMVRNLFYIGIIISASGLIGPPFALAAGLAFGLTTVHHFHVESRQLSKFLLQAAVVCLGFGMNLKEVVHAGRSGFMYTAISITFVLSLGILLGRMLKVEKTQSLLIAIGTAICGGSAIAAMGPVLDAGEEEMGVSLGTVFVLNSVALLLFPLIGWYMHLTQTQFGLWAALAIHDTSSVVGAGAKYGATALAVGTTVKLARALWIVPLAIATATLRKNKAKIYWPWFILYFCAAAVLASYVPHYLPQMAAVFAGLNRLGKSALTVVLFLIGTGITCTTLKEVGVRPLIQGVTLWIVVAGLSLWAIHLGWIAL, translated from the coding sequence ATGCTGGAAGACATGGTACGCAACCTCTTCTATATCGGGATCATTATTTCGGCGAGCGGATTGATTGGGCCGCCCTTTGCGTTGGCTGCGGGGCTGGCGTTTGGACTGACGACGGTGCATCACTTCCACGTTGAGAGCAGGCAGCTCTCCAAATTTCTGCTGCAGGCAGCAGTCGTATGCCTGGGGTTTGGCATGAATCTCAAAGAGGTTGTTCATGCGGGGCGGTCGGGTTTTATGTATACCGCGATTAGCATTACGTTTGTGCTTAGCCTTGGGATCCTGCTGGGCAGGATGCTGAAGGTGGAGAAGACGCAATCGCTGCTGATCGCCATTGGCACGGCGATCTGCGGCGGCAGCGCGATTGCCGCGATGGGGCCAGTGCTCGATGCGGGCGAGGAGGAGATGGGCGTTTCGCTGGGCACGGTCTTCGTGCTGAACTCTGTGGCGCTGCTGCTCTTTCCGCTGATCGGGTGGTACATGCATCTCACGCAGACGCAGTTTGGACTGTGGGCCGCACTGGCGATTCATGACACCAGCTCAGTGGTGGGCGCAGGCGCGAAGTATGGCGCAACGGCGTTGGCCGTTGGAACGACGGTGAAGCTGGCACGGGCCTTGTGGATCGTCCCGCTCGCGATTGCCACGGCGACGCTGCGAAAAAACAAGGCAAAAATTTACTGGCCGTGGTTCATTCTCTACTTCTGCGCGGCTGCCGTGCTGGCAAGCTATGTTCCGCATTATCTGCCGCAGATGGCAGCAGTCTTTGCCGGGCTGAACCGGTTGGGGAAGTCGGCGCTGACGGTGGTGCTATTTTTGATCGGCACAGGGATTACATGCACCACGCTGAAAGAGGTCGGCGTGAGGCCGTTGATTCAGGGAGTGACGTTGTGGATTGTGGTGGCGGGTCTTTCGCTTTGGGCTATCCATCTGGGATGGATCGCGCTTTAG
- a CDS encoding LysR family transcriptional regulator, producing MENFRLKVFRAVAAEMSFRKAAEVLHLSQPAVSQQVRSLEEEAGARLFDRGNSDGHGSQIVLTEAGRVLLEYATAAAETMAEAQRALAALNDDVTGELRLGASTTIAQYVLPRILGAFLRQYPHVHLSVVSGNTERIAEAVAEEQVALGIIEGPAMRRDVKTERMVQDEMVLIVAPGHAWARAGAIAPAELEKAPMLLRERGSGSRRVVERALKKAGIPLRLLRVVMELDSTEAIISGVEAELGVGFVSRCAIGKALRLGTIRTVQVNGLEIVRDFSFIRLAGTDATGAVAAFQRFAMGSSHAG from the coding sequence GTGGAGAATTTTCGGCTGAAGGTCTTTCGAGCGGTGGCTGCGGAGATGAGCTTTCGCAAAGCGGCGGAGGTGCTGCATCTCAGCCAACCTGCCGTAAGCCAGCAGGTGCGCTCGCTGGAAGAGGAGGCTGGGGCTCGCCTGTTCGATCGCGGCAATAGCGATGGCCATGGGAGCCAGATCGTGCTCACCGAGGCCGGTCGTGTACTGCTGGAATATGCGACCGCGGCGGCGGAGACCATGGCAGAGGCACAGCGCGCGCTCGCAGCGTTGAACGACGATGTGACCGGTGAGTTGCGGCTGGGGGCTTCGACGACGATAGCCCAATATGTGCTGCCAAGGATTCTGGGGGCGTTTCTGCGGCAGTATCCCCACGTCCATCTCTCTGTGGTGAGCGGAAACACCGAGCGAATTGCCGAGGCGGTGGCTGAAGAGCAGGTGGCGCTGGGAATTATCGAAGGGCCGGCGATGCGGCGCGACGTAAAGACGGAACGAATGGTGCAGGATGAGATGGTGCTGATCGTGGCGCCCGGTCATGCGTGGGCACGAGCTGGAGCGATTGCTCCCGCGGAGTTGGAGAAGGCACCGATGCTGCTGCGGGAGCGTGGTTCGGGCTCGCGGCGGGTGGTCGAGCGGGCGCTGAAAAAAGCGGGCATTCCGCTGCGCTTGCTGCGCGTGGTGATGGAGCTGGATTCGACGGAAGCCATCATCTCGGGTGTAGAGGCTGAGCTTGGGGTGGGATTTGTTTCACGCTGTGCGATCGGCAAAGCATTGCGGCTGGGAACGATTCGCACGGTGCAGGTGAACGGGCTGGAGATTGTGCGTGACTTCAGCTTTATCCGGCTCGCCGGGACGGACGCTACGGGGGCGGTGGCTGCGTTTCAGCGGTTCGCGATGGGGAGTTCGCACGCGGGATAG